In the genome of Chitinivibrionales bacterium, the window GCGAACTGACATTGTTGTTGCCGAGGTATACCGAACCAAGGTACCGCTCCCCCCGCATGAGCGGAATGCACAGCACCGAACGGATTTTCACCGTGTCATGCCCCAACAGCTCCCGCTCCCGCACGCCATCCTTGAGCAGAATACCCTCACGGGTCTCTTTTACCTTATCAACAATTTTTGGCGACCAGTCAACCTGCTTGCTGCTTAAAATCTGTCCCTCGTAATTCATGAACAGACACTTCTTTTCATGATGCTCATCGCCTTCAATAAATAAACAACCATACTGCGCGGCCGAAACATTGATCATGGCCCGCAGCACCTGGACGAATAATTCATTGATATCATCAGAATAGCTTATCGATGAACTGAGGTTGCATAATTCTTCGATCCTGAGCTGGTTGATATCCATTGAAACCGATGAAACGTTAGTAGTGTTTGAACTCTTTTCAATGACTTTTGTCTCCGGTTCAGGAGCATACTGCCTGATTACCCAGGGATCAACCTTGTCTTTAATCCGGTCCATTTCCAGTTTTGCGCCGCACCAGGAGAATAGTTTATAGGCTTCGTTGTACTGGTCGCGGGCTTCACCGGGGCGGTTGCAGGTGTCTTCGAGGAAAATTGCATAATCGCGGAGGGAGCGGGCTTCTTCATAACGCATATCCATTACATGATGCTTTTCAATGCTCTTCATAAAAAAATGCTTTGCTTTATTTATTTTATTTTGCGATAATGCTCGCAGAGCTTTTATTTTTAAATACGCGCCTTTATAAGCAGGATAACTCAAGCATGAAAACCGCAGCAAAAACATATTGAACTTCAAATCTCTATTTAAAGCTGAATTTGATATTGACAACCTAGAAATCTTATTGTTTTGTCTAAATAGCTTTTCTTTTAATAATAATTCACATATATTTGTAAAAGCAGTTACATTGTATTCAGCATTAAAGCTTTTTCGAAGAATATAAGGTTCTATGCTTTTAAATCTTGAATATGCTGCATCATACCTTTTTAGTATAATATCAACTTGAATCAGAAACGTTCCCGCATGATTTCGAGAAAGAAAAGACTCGCATCCATCAACCAATGAGTTTACTTCCATTACATCATTGTTATCTACTGTTGTTTTCTTGATTAGATTTATATATGTTTTTGCTGCTTTTGATGCAATTAGCGCATGTTTATCATCGTATTTATTTGAAAATGCGATAGCACTGTCATTAGATTTTGCAGCATCAAAAAATTGCCCGCGCATTATATCAACTCTCCATATATGCTCATGGCTAACACCTTGGCTGCATTTATCTCCAATAGAATTGAAAATATCTATGCTTGTTAGTAAATGTTTTTTGCTTTCTTCCCACAATGCACTATAATATTTTGCTAGCCCTAAAAATGTCTGAGCTAATGCATAGCTGTCCTTTCTATTTATTTTTCTGGCTATTATTTTGGCAGTTTCAAGATATTTAAAAGACCTTTTTTGCATAAACATTTGATAAGCTGGCACTCCATGCAGCGTGTATGTTTCTGCCTTTTGAAAGCAGTCATCTAGTTTATCAGCTAAATTGAGAGCTTTATAATGTATCCAAATACATTCAATCATATCAAAGTAATAAAGCGAAAAAGACAATTTATTATAAATTTGCACTTTTAATATGCTTTCATAATTATGCCTTTTAGGAATTATTTTTTTTATTCCAAGACTGTAAATGCCTTGAATTAAATACTCGTATACTAGCAAAATTTTAATTAATATTGGTTTTTTCGGAATATAATCGCCTAAATTTATTAATATTTCTTTATAATGAGGAATAGATTGCTCAAATAGGCCCTTATGGTGATAGATATTTCCGATTTTAAGCTTAATCTCAATTCTTTGATAATAGTCTAAGTCATTAGAGCTGTTTAATAGCCGCTTAAATACATTTAGCGCTTGTTCATTTCGTCCTGTTAGCATTAAAACATCGCCAAAAGCAACATCTGCCTTTGCCATATCAATTGGAGCTTTTAATCCTAATGCAGGACATTGATTTGCCATAAATTGTGTATTTTTAAAATATCGTATCGCTACATCAAACGCAATTTTCTCGGATGCATATTTTGCTGCTTCATAGCTAAGTTGTGTCGCCTTTATGATATTTTTGCTTTTAAGATAACACTCTGCGGCATTGAATATATATTCGTTGTTGTCCGGAATCATTCGATCGTAAATTTTTCCGAGCTTTTCATATAGCTCAAACTTTTCTTTTTTAGAAATACCATTATTTATTGATTCCTGGATTTTATCATGCCCAAAAATATAGCCGCCGTTTAATTTTCTTGTAATAATCCCCAGATTTTCGAGTCGATGAGCACATGCTTCCAGTGAATCATCCGTAAAACCATTTACTTCTCTGATAACAAACAGCTCGATTTTGCCTTCAATTAAGGAAGCAATTTCCAGAAAGTGCTTTTCTTCAGGGCTGAGCAATTTCAGCTTATCGAGAAGGAGCGATACTGCATCGAATTTGTCCGGAAGGTCGGAAAGCGCTGCTTCGTTGAGCGCCCATCCGCGTTCATCGACATAGAGAATATCGCTATTGACCAGATAGGTCATTGCTTCGGCCAGAACAAAGGGATTGCCTTCGGTCTTGCGCAAAACAATATCTGAGAGCGTTGCCAGATTATTGATATTCCCGAACCGTGACTTGAAAAGCTCAGTGACTTCTCGTTGAGTAAAAGGCTGAATAGGAATCAGTTTGCCGAAGCCATACGAGCGCATATCATTGCCAAAAACATACAGATCATCATTCAAATCGCTTGTTCTGTAGCAGAAAATGTTCATGCAGGGGAATTTTTCAGCAATTACCCGCGCAAAAACATCGAACGTAATACGGTCGATCCACTGAAAATCATCGATAAAAAAGATTATCGGCCGCACAGAACAGAATGTTTTAAGGAGCTGTGTGAGCACATGGATAATGCGGTCTGCCTCTTTTTCCTTTTCAACCTTGTCGATCTCCCGCACTTCATCAAAAATGCTCTCCATTTCAGGAACGAGTCGACAGATAATGCCTGAACTCTCTATGAGCGCTGCTTTAATTTGTTCCTTTGCTTTTAAATATTCGTTTTCCGGAAGCGAATCGAGGCTGGAAAGAAATTCAAGGACCAGGTGCCTGATAACAAAATAGGGCTGCGACGGTGTAAACCTGTTGCATTTTGATGAAAGATAATGGAATTGCTTTTCGTCGATTTCAAACCTGATCTGCCTGACTATTTCAGTTTTGCCTATTCCCGATTTACCGTAAATAAGAAACGATGACTCTTTGCCTTTGGCCAGCCGTTTCAGGCCGGTCTCCAGTATGCCGGTTTCATACTCTCTGGCAACAAAAAGCCTGGTCCGGTTCACCGCTGTTACGGCATCTTTCTGCCCGATAAGAAATATCTCCGGCGGTGTGCCCTTGAGCTCCTGGAGCGCTACCTGGAGATCGTATTTAAAGCCGGTGGCGGTCTGATAACGGTCGTCCGGAGACGGTTTCAGTCCTTTTTTCACCACAGCATTGATCAGCGTCGGGACACTTCGTATCGGATCGACATCTTTTTTTACTGTAGCATCCAGAAGCTCCTTGATACTGTTTTCTTCGACAATAAAAGGGGGCCTTTTGGCCACAAGAAGATACAGAACGATTGCTGCGCAGTAGAGGTCGGTGCGGGTGTCGATCTTGAAATCGGTGAATCCAAGCTGTTCGGGTGCGACATAGGGAAGCGTGCCGGTAATGCGCCCCTCAGGGAGCCGGCGGGCTTCTTCCTCGGTCATGGCAAGTCCGAAATCTAAAAGCTCGATCCCTTTCTGATCGTTGATAAAAATATTATGCGGATTGATATCCCCATGAACAATGCCGCGCATGTGAATATATTCAAGGGCGTCGAGAAGCTGAATGACAATATTGGCCGCCTCGACCGGCGTGCAGGATGGGCCCTCTTCGATAAGCTTGCCAAGGGTTTTGCCTTGTTTAAATGGATAGACTATCGAAAAGGTTTTATCGTCGGCAATAGTAGCATAGGGCTTGGCAATGTGGGGATGCTCGAGTGCAGAGACAATATTTATTTCGCGCTGGAAACGGAGCTTGCGATTGACATACACATGTCCGTTGAATGTGCGCTCCTTGATCGATTTCAACAGAAAAAGCTCATCAGTGTCGCGCTTGCGCACCAGTAAGACGTCATTGTCATTTCCCACAGCGATAGTATTCACTGTGTCAAAAACCGACGATACCTGACCCATTCAATTACCAACCTTGACTAAATATTATATTACCCCTTGCCTGCCATCGAGCCTGCTGCAATTTTTCGATCTTATATTTTACAGATGGTACAAGAACCGTGTCAATGATTTTTTTTCGGTTTTGTCTACTTTTATGAGTATTCTGTTAGTAAAGGGTTGGTATACAACATGTGCTACAAACCTTTTATCGGACCCACAATATATTGTGGGATGCAGCAGGGGGTTTTATAGCCGGTTTCCAAAAAAATTAAACGCAAAAACGGTTGCGTACGTTCGGCCGGCTCACCAGACACAGCATTCTTTCAAAAGAATCCCGGATAATGAAAGATTGATTTATCGTATGAGTGGACAATACCTTATAAATAATCGAGCGAAACTTTCTATTCCAAAACAAAAGTGCATAACATATATTAAAATCAATAAGGAGTAACTATATGCGTACTATTCCACTATCTGAGGCCAGTCATCATCTCGATGAACTTGTTGACGAAGCAATCAAAGGAAAAGAAATCGTCATTGAACGAGACAAATCGAGCAGAGTAAAACTTGTGCCGGTCCATGCACCTGAACACTTTCCGGTTTTTGGCAGCGCCAAAGATAAAATATTTATATCAGAAGATTTTGATAGCCCGATACCGGATTTTAATGTGTATGAAAGATGATGGCAAGCATTGCATCGAAATGAAAAGAAATAATTGAATATGACAAATTGAGCAGGGTGAAGCTAGTGCCGATACATATTCATGAACATCAACCAGCATTCGGCAATGTTAGCTAAAAAATCAGTATATCGGGTGATTTTGCCTTTCCTATTGGAATACCGATCTACCATTTTAGAGTATTTTTCGTTTTAGTAAATAGGCTCTCCAGGTTCCAGATCTCCAAACCATCGCTCAAAAACTGTATTATAAAAGAATTGAATGGCAATATTTCCCTGCCACCAATTTGCATTGAATGCCTTTTGCGGACAAACGGCCAAACAACGGTAACATCTGATACATTCAGTACTTACTACTGGAAAGGGATTTAGGGTTATATTATCCATCGGACATTCTTTTGCGCACAATCCACATTTATTGCACTTTTGAATATTATGCTTCGGTTTAGGCAAAGCAAAACGCAAAAAGCTATCACGGCAAATTAATGCAACTAAATCATAGAATCCATTTTTGCGTTTAAGAGTTGTATGATGGCTTTCAGAAATAAGACCAGATTTATTATTTAAAATATGCCTGTTGATTGCATTCGCAAAGCGCTTCGCCCGTGACAAATCTTCATCATTAGGGCGATTTGGAATTCTACCTAATAAGCATGGAGCCGGATGATACAAAGTTCCACGGCTCAAAAAGCCGCCTATAATTATTGCTCCCCGTTTTCGAATCAGATAACTTAGATCATAGAGAACCCTTCCTGGGGCAGCACCAGAAGTTGCAAAAACGAAGGCTTTCTTCTGGCTTAAGAAGGGAAGCCCATTGATGAACTTTTTGGAAGGTGTAGGTGCTTGACTTGAAAAACAAGGGCATCCTATCCCGAATAAATCCGATGAAACTATATCCTCATGTGATGCGCTCTTTAATGCAATCAGTTTTACATTATGCTTTTGATTACTAAAAGCATCTGCAATTGTTGCTGCTACTTTCTTTGTATTTCCAGTCTGCGAGAAATAAATAATTGAAATTTTCATTTTAAAGCATCAATCTTGCTCAGCACAAGCAATACAAATTTTGCATTTGTTTCGGATATCAATACTTTGTTTTCGGATTACCGGGTATTACGATTTAGAAAATATATATTAATACATATCAAATGATATAAATATCTGCTATTATCCATATTTTATTGATAAATTCTTTTCTTATTAAATATTGAAATCTGCCCAAATAAATACCTCTGGTCCTCATCATTCCGGCAAAAAACCAAGACCTAATTTTTTAGAGCCAATTGGATATCGAATTTTTGGATTGCTGTACGAAGGCAGCATGACACATCTGGAGCAGGCAGTTAATCTGGTAAATTGCAATATCTTAATAGTCCATAATAGAGATCATATGCTTATCTGAATTTGAGCTTTCTCAATATTAAGAAATTAGCATTTTTCTAATCAAAAAGGAATATAAATACTGCATTTTATTACCTGTTATTATAAAATTTATTACATACAGGACATTAAAAAAGCTAATCAGTTCCCTGTTATGTAATTTAAATGTAACCTGATTTGATATCTGTATAATTTATATTTAATACTTTAAATATTATATTACATATTATAATGTAGTGACATTCTCAACCATTAAAAATGCTCATTGGCATAAAAATTGCTGAATTCTTTCCAATTGCACCAAATTTCATTGTTTTTAGTGATTATTAATCGACTCTCTTCCTCAAATCGCAGAAAAGCGGGGTAAATGGCAATGGCCCAAAAAAAAGAACCTATCGCAATCGTTGGTATCGGATGCAGATTTCCAGGCGACGCGGATACACCAGAAAAATTTTGGAAAAATCTGTGCGAAGGAAAAGATTGTATTTCCGAAGTTCCTAAGGATAGATGGGATATTCGGAAATATTATGATCCGGATCCTGATAAGCCGGGGAAAATGTCTACCTTCAAAGCAGCATTTCTTGAGAATATTTTCGAATTTGACCCTCTTTTCTTTGGTATTTCTCCACGCGAAGCAGAATCAATGGATCCGCAGCAAAGACTAATCCTGAAAACGACCTGGGATGCGATTGAAAATGCAGGTTTAAATTATACAAAGGCTGCATTGGATGCAATTGGGGTATTTATTGCAGGATTCCATTTAGATAATTATTTATTACAGCTTAATTCCACCAATAGAAGCTTAATCTCTCAGCATACACCTGTTAATACTATGATGACAATGCTTTCAAGCAAGATTTCTTACCTGCTAAATCTTCAAGGACCATGCATTACAATTGACACTGCCTGCTCCTCTTCACTTTCTGCTTTATATATTGCATGCTCATCTTTATGGGATAAGAAATGCTCTATTGCCATAGTCGGTGGTACTTCCTGTATGCTATCTATTGATAGCATGGTTGCTCTTTCTAAAGGACGTTTCTTATCTGGTCACGGTCATTCAAAAGCGTTCAGCAAAGATGCTGCGGGTTACGGCAGAGGAGAAGGAGCTGCAACAGTAATATTGAAACCGCTAAGCGATGCGATAAATAGCTCAGATAATATATATGCATGCATTAAACATATTGGCATGAACCAGGATGGCCGAACAGCCGGAATTACATTGCCAAATAAAAAGGCGCAAGCAGCTTTAATAAATAATGTATATAAAAGCTCAAAAGTAGATATTGGTGAGGTGAAATATATTGAAGCGCATGGAACAGGTACCGTTGCGGGAGACGCTGCTGAAGCCTGGTCTATAAACAGTGTATTTGAAAAATTTAAATCAAAAGAAAATCCGATTCATGTAGGCTCAGTTAAAACAAACATTGGCCATACAGAAGCCGTATCAGGCATTGCAGGCCTTATTAAAGCGGCGCTCGTTCTTAAGCATCGACAAATTCCACCATCTTTGCATGCGGATAATCTCAATCCCAGTATTCCATTCGATTCGATGTGCCTCAAAATCCCGACAGAACTCACTCCTTTGCCTTGCCCTATCGATAGACCTGCATATGCTGGAGTAAACTCATTCGGCTATGGCGGCACCAATGTTCATGCATTGCTCGAATCTGCGCCAGTAGCCAAGACAAGAGAGGATCTTCCTGTTCAGATAAAAACTTCATCGATAAAGCAGTATATAGTCCCATTCACAGCCCGTCATCCCGAAGCCCTTAAGCAGCTTGCAGGAAAATATGCAACGTTTTTGCGTCAGGAGAATCCATCACCCGAAGATTTCTGTCATACACTAATTTTCCGGAGAAGCCACCATGATTTGCGCTCAATAGTTATTGCAGAATCCACAAGTGATTTAATCGAGAAATTTGAAGCATTTTCTTCCGGACAAGCAACCCCTGCCGTAGTCTCCGGCCATGTAATGGGAGATACACCAAGAATCCTCTTTGTCTATACCGGCATGGGTCCCCAATGGCACGCTATGGGAAGAGAATTATATGATACTCAACCGGTTTACCGGAAGGCTCTTGAAGAATGTGATCTCTATTTCAGACAGTTTTCCGGATGGTCAATCATTGAAGAGCTTCAAAAAGATGCGCAGTCCTCACGAATACACGAGACGGCTGTTACGCAACCTGCGCTTGTCGCTGTTCAGATAGCATTGACAAAGCTCTGGGAATCCCGGGGCATTACCCCCGATGCAGTGATCGGGCATAGCCTTGGTGAAGTTGCTGCTGCCTGGGCATCGGGAGCAATCGACCTGCAGACTGCAATGAAGCTAATATTCCACCGGGGAAGGGCGCTTCAGTGCTTAGCCGGCAAAGGTACTATGCTTGCCGTGGGACTGGCGGAAAAAGAAGCAAAAAAACTGATCCGGCCTTTTGGGAATTCGATATCGATCGCTGCAATCAATGACAATTCATCAGTTACCCTTTCAGGTAATGAATCTTCGCTTAAAGAAATTTCAGATATACTGCAGCAAAAAGAGGTTTTCAACAAATTACTCAAAGTTGAAGTACCGTTCCACAGCCCTTTAACCGAATCGATTCTTGAAGATTTTAAAGCATCGATTGGAGCGATCAATCCTTTAAAAACAGCGATCCCGCTCTTTTCAACTGTTGCCGGCAAAAGAATAAATGGTAAGCAACTCGATGCTGATTACTGGTGCAAAAATATCCGCCAGCCAGTCTGCTTTGCCGACTCATTCACAAAGACTCTTAGCGCTGGATATAACATTTTTATAGAAATAGGCCCCCATCCGGTACTCAGAAACTCAATAGGCTCCAACCTGTCCCACGCAGACAAAAAAGGAGAAATCCTGCCCAGCCTGCTGCGCCAGAAACCGGAGAATCAGCGAATGCTGGAATCACTTGCAGCTCTCTATACTCTTGGCAAAGATATAAACTGGAACGCTGTATCGCCTGCATATGGAGAGTTCATTAAAGTCCCGACTTACCCCTGGCAAACTGAGATATATTGGCAGGAATCCGAAGAATCAAAAGAAGACAGAATCGGCCGGCCTGAGGCCCATCCATTTTTGCAGAAAAACTTGCGCCTGCCCAAGCCGGCATGGGAGTCTGAAGCGAATATTTATTATTTCCCTTACCTTTCAGATCATAAAATAGCCGGGAATATTGTTTTTCCTGCAGCAGGCTATATCGATGCAGCAATGGCAGTTAACAATGAAATCAATAGCAATGCCATTCCTCTCTGTTTGGACTCTCTCTCATTTAAAAAGATGCTTATTCTGACTGATAAAAAAGTTTATAAACTCCACCTTGAATTTGATCAGCAAACAAAGCAGTTTTCGTTTTATAGCAAAATTGTTACTAATAACAACAAAGAAAATTGGACTTTGCATTCACAGGGAAGAATTTTATCAAGCCATAAAAATGAAATTGTCAAAGATATAGATATAGATGTGATTAAAGTACGTTGTCCAGAAACTATATCATCAGATGACATTTACCGTTTATTTCAAAATTGTGGATTAGAATATGGCGATTCATTTAAAGCTATTAGAAACGTTTATAAGAATGGGGATGAAGCGCTGCTTCAAATAAAATTAAAAGCATTGCCATTCGAGGATAATTCCATACTCTTCCCAGGAATTCTTGATGCTGCCTTTCAAGGTTTCATTTGTTTTTCAATAAAAAACAATTTTGAAAACCTTCGGCCGTTAGTGCCGGTTTCTATAAGCAGATTATTGATCAATACATTTTTAAATACAGAAAATGAATACTATGTTTAC includes:
- a CDS encoding AAA family ATPase, with protein sequence MGQVSSVFDTVNTIAVGNDNDVLLVRKRDTDELFLLKSIKERTFNGHVYVNRKLRFQREINIVSALEHPHIAKPYATIADDKTFSIVYPFKQGKTLGKLIEEGPSCTPVEAANIVIQLLDALEYIHMRGIVHGDINPHNIFINDQKGIELLDFGLAMTEEEARRLPEGRITGTLPYVAPEQLGFTDFKIDTRTDLYCAAIVLYLLVAKRPPFIVEENSIKELLDATVKKDVDPIRSVPTLINAVVKKGLKPSPDDRYQTATGFKYDLQVALQELKGTPPEIFLIGQKDAVTAVNRTRLFVAREYETGILETGLKRLAKGKESSFLIYGKSGIGKTEIVRQIRFEIDEKQFHYLSSKCNRFTPSQPYFVIRHLVLEFLSSLDSLPENEYLKAKEQIKAALIESSGIICRLVPEMESIFDEVREIDKVEKEKEADRIIHVLTQLLKTFCSVRPIIFFIDDFQWIDRITFDVFARVIAEKFPCMNIFCYRTSDLNDDLYVFGNDMRSYGFGKLIPIQPFTQREVTELFKSRFGNINNLATLSDIVLRKTEGNPFVLAEAMTYLVNSDILYVDERGWALNEAALSDLPDKFDAVSLLLDKLKLLSPEEKHFLEIASLIEGKIELFVIREVNGFTDDSLEACAHRLENLGIITRKLNGGYIFGHDKIQESINNGISKKEKFELYEKLGKIYDRMIPDNNEYIFNAAECYLKSKNIIKATQLSYEAAKYASEKIAFDVAIRYFKNTQFMANQCPALGLKAPIDMAKADVAFGDVLMLTGRNEQALNVFKRLLNSSNDLDYYQRIEIKLKIGNIYHHKGLFEQSIPHYKEILINLGDYIPKKPILIKILLVYEYLIQGIYSLGIKKIIPKRHNYESILKVQIYNKLSFSLYYFDMIECIWIHYKALNLADKLDDCFQKAETYTLHGVPAYQMFMQKRSFKYLETAKIIARKINRKDSYALAQTFLGLAKYYSALWEESKKHLLTSIDIFNSIGDKCSQGVSHEHIWRVDIMRGQFFDAAKSNDSAIAFSNKYDDKHALIASKAAKTYINLIKKTTVDNNDVMEVNSLVDGCESFLSRNHAGTFLIQVDIILKRYDAAYSRFKSIEPYILRKSFNAEYNVTAFTNICELLLKEKLFRQNNKISRLSISNSALNRDLKFNMFLLRFSCLSYPAYKGAYLKIKALRALSQNKINKAKHFFMKSIEKHHVMDMRYEEARSLRDYAIFLEDTCNRPGEARDQYNEAYKLFSWCGAKLEMDRIKDKVDPWVIRQYAPEPETKVIEKSSNTTNVSSVSMDINQLRIEELCNLSSSISYSDDINELFVQVLRAMINVSAAQYGCLFIEGDEHHEKKCLFMNYEGQILSSKQVDWSPKIVDKVKETREGILLKDGVRERELLGHDTVKIRSVLCIPLMRGERYLGSVYLGNNNVSSLFTEQVKRISEMLAAQASILVENAYLMEDYKKLNRSLEQRVKEQTSNVLDKHKQLEESNLKLVESERMKGLLTGTVVHDIKNYVAGIDGHIRLFGRRLRGDHRLQRSISLVEESCIDIVSLSSNLLDVGKMEDGKLVLNIQNIGHEHLAGLVEKFRHNVLFEEKNITIHFIPPSQRVTFEVDPYLFERVIQNIFSNAAKYVPRGGKVSVSVKDEGEKALICFYNTGTPIPSEQRATLFEKYARLDGTRSQYSKGLGLFFCKMVVDAHYGKIWADADKEGNYFYLSFNKTMPVVQPSPDDDMKARS
- a CDS encoding type II toxin-antitoxin system prevent-host-death family antitoxin produces the protein MRTIPLSEASHHLDELVDEAIKGKEIVIERDKSSRVKLVPVHAPEHFPVFGSAKDKIFISEDFDSPIPDFNVYER
- a CDS encoding SDR family NAD(P)-dependent oxidoreductase produces the protein MAMAQKKEPIAIVGIGCRFPGDADTPEKFWKNLCEGKDCISEVPKDRWDIRKYYDPDPDKPGKMSTFKAAFLENIFEFDPLFFGISPREAESMDPQQRLILKTTWDAIENAGLNYTKAALDAIGVFIAGFHLDNYLLQLNSTNRSLISQHTPVNTMMTMLSSKISYLLNLQGPCITIDTACSSSLSALYIACSSLWDKKCSIAIVGGTSCMLSIDSMVALSKGRFLSGHGHSKAFSKDAAGYGRGEGAATVILKPLSDAINSSDNIYACIKHIGMNQDGRTAGITLPNKKAQAALINNVYKSSKVDIGEVKYIEAHGTGTVAGDAAEAWSINSVFEKFKSKENPIHVGSVKTNIGHTEAVSGIAGLIKAALVLKHRQIPPSLHADNLNPSIPFDSMCLKIPTELTPLPCPIDRPAYAGVNSFGYGGTNVHALLESAPVAKTREDLPVQIKTSSIKQYIVPFTARHPEALKQLAGKYATFLRQENPSPEDFCHTLIFRRSHHDLRSIVIAESTSDLIEKFEAFSSGQATPAVVSGHVMGDTPRILFVYTGMGPQWHAMGRELYDTQPVYRKALEECDLYFRQFSGWSIIEELQKDAQSSRIHETAVTQPALVAVQIALTKLWESRGITPDAVIGHSLGEVAAAWASGAIDLQTAMKLIFHRGRALQCLAGKGTMLAVGLAEKEAKKLIRPFGNSISIAAINDNSSVTLSGNESSLKEISDILQQKEVFNKLLKVEVPFHSPLTESILEDFKASIGAINPLKTAIPLFSTVAGKRINGKQLDADYWCKNIRQPVCFADSFTKTLSAGYNIFIEIGPHPVLRNSIGSNLSHADKKGEILPSLLRQKPENQRMLESLAALYTLGKDINWNAVSPAYGEFIKVPTYPWQTEIYWQESEESKEDRIGRPEAHPFLQKNLRLPKPAWESEANIYYFPYLSDHKIAGNIVFPAAGYIDAAMAVNNEINSNAIPLCLDSLSFKKMLILTDKKVYKLHLEFDQQTKQFSFYSKIVTNNNKENWTLHSQGRILSSHKNEIVKDIDIDVIKVRCPETISSDDIYRLFQNCGLEYGDSFKAIRNVYKNGDEALLQIKLKALPFEDNSILFPGILDAAFQGFICFSIKNNFENLRPLVPVSISRLLINTFLNTENEYYVYLKITSLTRNTIKGDAAIYSKQGRLIIDMSSIVLSAINETVIKKDSERLLYQIEKKEIEIKADGPKDSDEWLIMGHSKNNLQYLSNLLNTNQITFNELVLDNTISSEKLKQIILNQFKNNVLFPKYVAYISENGIFSDHSEGYDNDITGLCNIILSIANVLNSISYNFKFVVINHTNKDKVFSISNSSTISTLCKVINLEMANVFCTPFDGHGNRYNILLNLLFDSSEINVFIEQNSLFSKKLKTFSIPQNDAQSFISTTDSNIIINKHDTNLVEDISFKKAPLKNPKQNEIQIKVHYTALNFKDLLKIIGKMPEIETLATYNKDTIGIECFGVVVNAGDSMDKFKTGDHVIVAMDKWCMQAYITTNSPYIYKVPQNIDINFPPFITTFITAYYGIVKKANLSANEKILIHNGSGATGLAAIQIAKWLGAEIYATAGNEEKRKFLQSTGIKFVFDSRSLDFAENILQLTDDYGVDVIFSAQDDEILISNFILLSENGRYIEIGKKGIINNDFLPMRPFDRNISFFAIDIDRLAVSNEKVWNECALQVLECFEKGYFKPHPCTIFKASEIKDAFTYMAQSKHIGKIVIDMKDQIVPVVRQLKGDLLREDGTYIVTGGLSGFGLATAKWLAENGAGHLVLLSRRGLQTDEAKTGVEYMENLGTRVKALAADVTDRNGIDEVMNEIKADFPPVRGIIHAAMVLDDKLIRDMDYESLDRVMAPKVKGAINLHEATLKEPLDFFVCYSSVSAVIGNAGQANYAAANGFLDGFAKWRREQGLPCTSINWGAIGDTGVVARNKDVADMLAKGGIRQIPVKTALEALGKILLNDLTNIGVFDIDWEHWASMYPKAAKSEFFSEVMATQAGEQNNVKLAELAEELEEFKQSGGKPIEFGILRLKSEVSSVLKMPETKISADISLNNLGIDSLMGMELSSRLNKELGIELTSFEIIKGITLKQLAEKAVGQIEKVAVQRGT